The Deltaproteobacteria bacterium sequence CGAGTGGTTTGATGAAAGCGGCGAAACCATGATGCACCGTATACCAGAGGAGGGTTCAGCTGAAATAAAGATGGGCGCCCAGTTGATCGTCCGAGAAAACCAGGCAGCGATTTTTTTCAGAGACGGCAAAGCCTATGATATCTTGGGACCTGGGCGACACACCCTGTCTACTATGAACATTCCTTTGCTCACCAAGGTTCTCAGCCTCCCCTACGGCTTTAGCAGCCCTTTTCGGGTGGAAGTCTATTTCGCCAATACCAAAATCTTCACCAATCTCAAGTGGGGAACAAAGGAGCCTGTGGCCTTTAAAGACGAGCAACTCGGTCTGGTCCGTCTGCGCGGCTTCGGCACCTACACCATGAGAATCGTGCAGCCGCTGCTCTTTGTCAATACACTGGTGGGCACCCAGGGGATCTACGCCACGGATCAGGTGGCTGATTTTCTCCGTGATGTTATAGTAAGCCGCCTCAACGATCTGCTGGGTGAAATGCTGGACACCGTGTTCAATCTACCCCGCTATTATGACGAGCTGGGCGCCGCCATCAAGAGCAGAGTGCAAGAGGATTTTGCCCGCTACGGCATAGGTCTGCTCGATTTCTATATCAACTCCATTACCCCTCCGGCTGAAGTACAAGAGATGATCGATGCCAAATCGGGCATGGCAGCAGTAGGAAACCTGGATCAGTTCATGAAATTCAAAGCAGCCAAAGCAAATGCTCCAGAAGAGTCTCTCTGAGGGAGACGATAGTTCGCCCAGAGAGATCGATTGTCCCATCTGCACAGCGAGGATTCCTGCAACTGCTCGTTTCTGTTCAAACTGCGGCCACCAGATAGTAACTATCAACAAATGCTTGCAGTGCGGCCACGACCTGCCGGCAGGCGCCAACTTCTGCATGAATTGCGGCACCAAGGTGGAAAAGAAGACGAATGTCTGTCCAAAATGCGGCTACAAGGCACTGCCTGAAGCAAAATTTTGCAACCAGTGCGGTGAGCCGCTGGAGTAAATTCTGAAAAAATTCCTGCCTGGTGGCGGCATGAACCACTGTGGCCATGATTCCCGTGATCTGCTACTCAAAAACATAAAGACCGTGGCATGCAAATAGAGTTAGATTGCCCACAATGCGGGGGAATTATCACCATTGACGAGGAACTGGAGGTAGTTCGCTGCGGCTATTGCAGCTCAACTATGTATATTGGGGGCAAGAGTGAATTCCCCTCATTCATGCTTGCCCCCCGCTGGAGTGTCGAACAGTGTGACAAGCTTCTGACAACCTTCTTCAGCACCAGGAAAGTCAAGCTCGCCAGGAGTAAAAAGATCCAGCTTCTCTATGCTCCCTACTGGCGCTGCAAGGGCATGGTCTTTCACTGGGTGGCAGGCAAGAAAGAAAAGCTCTCTGGATCAGAGGATCACCGCTCCTGGGAGGACATCAAAGAACTGCACACCAAGGCATTTGACTTCACCTTCCCCGCCTACGATAATGTGAATCTGGGCTTGCAATCCCTGGGGGTACGCACTGCCGCCCTCAAACTCCGCCTATACCACTCGTCCAGACTTGCTGCCAACGCCCTCCGTTTGCCCATCAATATCCCCCCTGCTCAGGCTGTGAAGCACAGCCAGGCCTTTCTCAACTTCGGTTTTGCCGACAGCAGCCTGAGGGTTGACCTGGAGGACACCCAGTTGGTGGGGGAGGTCTACTCCCTAGTTTATTTTCCTTTTTGGCTGCTGCAAATCGTCCACAAGGAAAAACCTGGCCTGCTGATCATCGATGCCGTGGGCAACAGGGTGACTCGCACTGTCTGGAACGAAGACATTTCTACCCTGCTTTCCTCCAGCGCTCTGGGAAAAGACGTCATCCCGCCGGGCACTCTGAGCCTGGTGCCGCATCGCTGCCCTGTGTGTGGTTGGGATTTGCCCCTCCTCTCACAAAGCAAGGTACACATCTGTACCACCTGCAGCCGCGCCTGGTCGGAACGGCATGGTTCTTATCGGGAGACAGAGTTTCAACTGGCCAACCTCCCTGCTGACTGGAAACGGCCATTCTTTTTTCTGCCGTTCTGGGAGTTGCAGGCCGAAGTCCACACCTCAGAGGAAGTGCTGCGAACGTGGGCTGACCTTGGCAAGATTTTTCCAGCGCTCACCCTGGGAAGTATTGCACTCACTGCTTCTCAACCCATTTGTCTGCGCATTCCCGCCTTCAAGATCAACAGCATGCCGGCTTTTCTCAAATTGGCCAGCCGCTTCACGGTGAACCCGCCGGCTGCGGCAGTGAGAGCAAAAGAACAGTTGGCAAAATTTTCATTTGACAGCGTATTTCTTCCAGGGAAAGAGGCCGTTGACATGGGGCGCGTGGTACTGCTTTCCCTCATGCCAAGATACAACCGTCGCGCCCGGGCACTCCTCAAAAACTTTCACCTCGATGCCCGGCCTCCGGTGCTGCGCTACTATCCTTTTTACAGGAAGGGCATCTACCTTCGAGAAATACACACAGATCACACCATCCAGTCCGGCACGGTCTCCCTGGCCACAACCGATCCAGCATGATATCCTAGTATTCTGACTTCCACCAGGGCATTGGCATTCCGCCGCCACGCTGCATATCAAGGATGAGCGCCATTGAAAATCATGGGGAAATCGTATAAGAAAACAACCACTTCCCTGAAAAAGGAAGCGAGGGGCTGCGGCTGCTTTCAGGACGAGAAAGAGCCTTCTGGCGTCAGCCACTGAGCTGCGATTCATTTGTTCTCCCTGTTGCCTGTGCAGAATGGCATTCATGATAGTGGTCCCTGGGAAAAATGCTCGTTCCTATCTTTAGTCTTTTGCAGGCAGCATTTCATGGATTTCCAGAAAATGCCCTCTTTGCAGAGAATATGTCGTCAACTGAGCAAACCGCCCTGGAGTGACGTGCTCAAGATGCTGATGCTGCTCGGTCTCTTTACCTGGCTGCTCTACAGGGGGTCAACAAAATTGGGCTACCACTGGCAGTGGCACCGTGTTCCCAGATATCTCTTCAGCTACCACCATGGTCAGCTTGCTCTGGGCCCATTGCTTCAGGGACTGCTGGTCACCTTCCGGGTAAGCGGCTGGGGCCTTGTCTTGACTTTTGCTATAGGCCTCGTAGTGGCCCTGCTGCGGCTGTCAGGCTCTCTTGTCGGCGGGCTTGTCTCTCGCTTATACCTGGAGATTATTCGCAATACTCCTTTGCTGGTGCAACTATTTTTTGTCTACTTCGTCCTGGCTCCTCTGGTTGGTCTGGACCGTTTTGCTGCTGCGGTCCTCGCCCTCAGCCTCTTCGAAGGATCCTATGCCTCAGAGATTTTTCGGGCTGGCATTGCTTCCATCCACAGCGGCCAGTGGGAAGCAGCCTACAGTCTTGGACTCGGCACTTACCACACTTACAGATATGTCATCCTGCCCCAGGCAGTTCGCCGCATCCTTCCCCCTCTCACCAGTCAGGCTGTCTCTCTGGTCAAGGATTCGGCATTGGTGAGCACCATAGCCGTATACGATCTAACAATGAGGGCTCAGGAGGTAATCAGCGAAACTTTTCTTACTTTTGAAATCTGGTTCACAGTGGCTGCCATGTATTTGCTGATAACGGTCACTCTGTCTTCTGTCGTCAATATTCTGGAACATCGCCTCCGGGTGGCTGATTGATCTTCGAGGAACACACCTGTGGAGAAAGGAACTGCAGACAACTATATTATTGAGGTGGACAATATCTCCAAGACCTTTGCCAATGGAGTGCGGGCTCTGCAGGAGTTCTCCACCCGCGTGCGCCGACGAGAGGTACTGGTGATCATCGGACCCTCAGGTGCTGGCAAATCTACCTTGCTGCGCTGCCTCAACGGCCTGGAAGAAATCGACAGCGGCTCCATCGTTATTGACGGAATTCCATTGGACGACAACAAACAGCACCGCCTGCAGATACGCACAGAGGTCGGCATGGTCTTCCAGTCGTTCAACCTCTTTCCTCACATGACCGTTCTGGAAAACATCAACCTGGCGCAGCGCCTGGTCCGCAAGAAAAGCAAGCAGGAGGCCAGCCGCATGTCCATCTCCCTTCTGGAAAAGGTGGGTATACCGGAAAAGGCCCACAGCTTTCCAGCTCAGCTCAGCGGTGGCCAACAACAGCGGGTAGCTATAGCGAGAGCACTGGCCATGATGCCCAAGGTAATGCTTTTCGACGAGGCAACCAGTGCCCTCGATCCAGAGATGATCGGTGAAGTATTGGATGTAATGAGAACCCTGGCCAGAGAAGGCATGACTATGGTGGTGGTCACTCATGAAATGGGGTTTGCTCGGGAAGTTGGCGACCGGATGATTTTTATGGAAGACGGCAGGATTGTCGAACAGGGACCTGCCAGGGAACTGTTCGCCAACCCTCGTGAAGACCGGACGAAACTGTTTCTCAGCCAGATTCTCTAGCCCGGATATTTTCCCGACTGGTGCAGCAGCACGGAGCCAACGCTGCTTGCCCCCAGACCAGGACGGAGAGCAAAGATTATATTAATCATAAGACATTAAGACATAACAAAGATCGAGGAGGGAAACATGTACAGATTTAGAATCACGGTTGTCTGCCTGGCGCTGTTGGTGTCTTTAAGCTTTACCAGCAGCCAGCTTGCCCAGGCAGGCAAATTCCAGCATCAACTGGCGCAGGAAAGCACCATCGAACAGGTAATAAGACATTGTGTGCTCCGAGTGGGCATGTCAACTTTCGTGCCCTGGGCCATGAAGGATAAGACAGGCAAACTGATCGGCTTTGAAATAGACGTTGCCCGTCGTCTTGCCAAAGACACGGGTGTGAAAGTGGAATTTATCCCCACCAAGTGGGCGGGTATTATACCAGCCCTTCTCACTGGCAAGTTCGACGTGATTATCGGCGGCATGACCATCCGACCAGACCGCAATCTCAAAGTGAACTTCACCATACCGTATGACTACAGCGGCCAGACGATTTGCGCTCACCGCAAACTGGCAGCAGGCTTCAAGTGTGTAGCGGATTTCAATCGGCCTGAGGTGACGGTAGGAGCACGCTTGGGATCCACCTCTGTGGCCGCAATCAAGCGATACATGCCAAAGGCCAGGCTCAGGCTTTTCGATGAAGAACCACAGCTCTATCAAGAACTACTCAACGGCAATCTCCATGCTGTGGTTGCCAGCCTGCCCACGCCCGCCTATCAGGCCCTCAAATATCCTAAGAGACTCTTCGCTATCACTGAACCATTTACCCGCGAACTCATCGGCTTTGCAGTACGCAAAGGGGATCCAGACACTCTAAACTACTTTAACAACTGGATTCGCCTGGTAACAGAAGAAGGCTGGCTCAAAGAGCGGCACAACTACTGGTTCAACAGCCGTGACTGGCAAGACAGACTCCAGTAGAGGCGGCCACCCCACAGCTCCATTGTTCTCAGGGAGGCCGGCAAGCCCTGTGTCGCGCCAGCTCAGCATCAGGATCTGCGAAATTGCTCAAGAAAAGGCGACAATTTACCAGAGTCGATGGGCTTCTACTACTTCTCCTTACCACAGGAGCGCTGTATCTGGCCTATCGCATCAAGATCGGTCTGAACTACAGGTGGAACTGGGCCGCTATTCCCCAGTTTCTCTATCGCTATGATGAGCAGAGCGGCAGATGGGTGGCTAACCTGCTGGTGCAAGGTCTCTACACCACGATCAGGCTCAGCTTCTGGAGTACTGGCCTGGCAACGGTTATCGGCGTGTTGACTGGTCTGTGCCGGACGAGCCAGAGTTTGTTCTACAGGCTGCTCGGTCGCTTTTACGTTGAATTCAACCGCAACATGCCTCCTCTGGTGCTCATTATTATTTTTTACTATTTTGTCAGCGATCAGGTGCTTCCGCTGCTCGGTTTCAACAATTTTTTCCTTTACAGATTTGCAGCAACAGAGCGCTTTGCCACTGTACTCTTCGGTCCACCGGTGTTGTTCCCAGCCTTTGTCTCTGCAGTAATCTCTCTGGCCCTTTTCGAGGCTGCCTACATTGCCGAGATTGTTCGCGCCGGCGTACAGTCCATTGAAAAGGGGCAGTGGGAAGCGGGCCATGCACTTGGACTCTCCAAGTGGCAGCAGCTGCGCCATGTTATTCTTCCCCAGGCCCTGCCTCGCGTTTTACCGCCTCTGGCTGGTCAGTTCGTCTCGGTGATAAAGGATTCCTCGATTGTCTCGGTCATTTCTATACAGGAGCTCACTTTTCAAGGTCTGGAATTGATGGCTTCTACTTACCTCACCTTTGAGATCTGGATCACCATCACCCTGCTCTATCTTGTCCTCACTCTCAGCAGTTCTCTGCTCGTGCGCCGGCTGGAGCTGCGCATGGCCAGACGAGCGCTCTGAGATTCAGGGCTCGGCGGGTGGTCTCACAAGCTGGCTGTTTGGGGATCAGGATCAGGCCTGATGAAGGCTGCTCTCTGTCAAGTACTGCTGACCTTTGCTGCCTATGGTGTACTCGGGTGGACTGCCTGCGGGATACGATACCTGAATATATGCTTGCTCTTTGAGGGCATCCAGATACGGTTCAAGTTTGTGGGAGCCGATTTCCAGAACATCAGCCAGATCTTCCAGGGTAAAGCCAGTCTCCCCGGTTGCATCGAGAAGCTTGAGGACTCTCGTTTGTATACTTTCTCGTCTGGCAGGCTGCCTTCTTGTGGATTCAGGAGGCGCGGCCTTCTTGCGCTGCGGTGCAACAGCACTCTTGACACTCCGGGTCTTGGTCAACACAGCTGCTGCTGTCTTCTTGGCAGCTTTCCTGGCTACTTTCTTCTTGGTCTTACCCTGAGAAACGGCAACTTTTTCCTTGTGGTCGGCCTTGTCTTTGGCCTTGCTGGAAGCCTGAGCTGGCGCCCGCATGCGGCTATCTTTTGCGGCTCCACTTTGCGACCGTCTACCATTGCCGGATCCAGAAGCTTCTCGACTCTGGGCTGCAGCATCCCTCTGCCGTGCCTCTTTCTGGGGCGACAAATCTCCCCCTCCCTTTCTGGCTAGGGGAGCCCTCGCTGCCGCGGCCTTGCCGCTCCTTTCTTGCTTGCTAGAACCCTTCGCAGGTGCAGACTGATCAACGGCAACAGCCGATTTTTCCGCCGCACTTTCTCCCAGTTCGGGCTCAGCTGTATCTTTGCCTGTCTGCCGCAGGTATTCAACAGGAGCTATAGATGCCAGAGTAGCTCGTATTTCAGCTTTCATCATTTCATAGGACAGGTGCGGCAGCCTGTTCACCCCAAGAAGGGCGCCGAGCCGCCTCAGAAACTCTTCGATGAACCCCTCATCGGCCGCCTCATACACGTCAAAACCGTTCAAAGGAGGCGGCAGCAGCCTCTTGTGGACGCCAGAATGGCAGACAACCACAATGGGGATCTTCAAGGCCCAGGCGCAGCCCAGCTCGAAATGGAGCCATGGTTCACTGGTTGCCTTGTGGCTGCAGAGCAAGAGCAACACCGTGGCAGCTGCAAATGCATCAGGAAGATGGGCAAGTTTCTGGCTGTCAGCCTCGCTCTCGCCGGAGCAGACGCTGAGGGATACCTCACACTGGCCCGCGAAGGTGGACTCTATAAAATCCTTCAGGAGCAAGGCAAGAAGCGCTTCTTCTGAGATGTGGCTAATAACGACTCTCAAACCCACAGCCTCTCTTTGTGAGAATTACCTGCCATCACCAGGTGCACTTCACACCACACCAGCCTAGCACGCGCCGTGCCAACCGCCCCCCGGCAGTCTGCTTCATGAAGAGGGGTGCACAGTACCCTGAGCCCGCTGCGAAGACGAACTTCCTGGTGATCGATCTCCACATCGGCCGAGGCCGGCGGCCACGCGTTCATTGCGGCAGCCGGCGCCTCACCAGGGAAGTTACCGAGCCAATAAAAATCAGCACCAGGGCAGAGCCTCCAGATCGACGTTCCCCCCTGACAATATCAGGCCGATGCGCTTCCCCTGCAAATCGAGCTGACCTCGCATCATGGCTGCCAGCACCACTGCTGCCGACGGCTCCACGATAATTTTCATCCGTTCCCATATGGTCCTCATGGCCTGGACAATGCTTTCTTCACTCACTGTAATGATCTCATTAACGAGCTCCTGGATAATGCCGAAAGTGAGAGGCCCAAGTGAAGTGCGCAGGCCGTCTGCCAGGGTACGGTGAGGTTCCACCGCCGGCATGATCCTGCCGGCCTGCAAGGAACGGCAGGCGTCATCTGCCTCCCGGGGTTCAGCGCCCAGAATTCGGGTCGATCTGGACAGAGATGCGGCAACAATGGCCACGCCGCTGACAAGGCCGCCTCCACCCACTGGAGCTATGACCACCTCCAGTTCGCTCACCTGATCAAATAGCTCCAGAGCCACCGTACCCTGCCCTGCAATTACACGCTCGTCATTATAAGGATGGATGAAAGTTGCTCCTGTCTGCTCGATTACTCTTGCCACTGTCTGTTCTCGGGACTCGACAGTTGGTTCACACCAGGTAATCTTGCCCCCATACCCCGCCACGGCATCTTGCTTCACCTTCGGGGCATTTACTGGCATGACGATATGAGCCGGGATGCCCCGACGCCTGGCGGCCAGGGCAATCGCCGCTGCATGGTTGCCCGAAGAGTGCGTGGCCACCCCCCGCCGCGCCTCAGACTCTGAGAGAGAGAACACCGCGTTGCAGGCGCCGCGAAACTTGAAGGCCCCCACCTTTTGAAAATTTTCGCACTTGAAGAAAAGCTGCGCCTCTGCCAGCCGGTCAATGCTCCTGCAGGTGTGGATGGGAGTCTTATGAATGTGGGGTTCTACGCGTTCAGCTGCAGCTAGAATGTCCTGCAGCTCTGGTCTCCTGTTCATCTCTCTGGCACCCGCCTTTCTGGATATGGTGAGCTCATCAGCAAATCCTCTTCATAAAAGTCACAGCTCGCCATTCGGACCAGTACTCTCCCGTCTGCCCAAAGGCAACAAAGCCAACATGACCACCAGACTGGGGCACTTCCAGGTACAAATTGCCATTTTGCCGGGCTGCCTCTACTGGATAACAACTGGCGCTCAAGAAAGGATCGTTCCCGGCATTGACCAGCAAGGCCGGCACCTGGATGAGCGGCAAGAAGCGGTTGCAACTGGACTGCCGCCAGTAGTCCCTGGCATCCTGAAAACCGTGCAGCGGTGCCGTGTACCGGTCATCAAAGTCCTGCAGTGTTCTTATCTTTTCGTAGCCGTCATCGTTGATCTCTTCTGGCAGGACCTCCTTCATGGCCTTGATCCTTTTGTGGAGCAAACGGAGGAATCTCCGCTGATATATTCTGTTCTGCCATTGACTGATTCTGCAGGCGCTGCCGGCAAGATCGCAGGGCACCGAGAAAACCACGGCTCCTTTGATGCCGGGCCATAGCCTCTTTCCCTCTTCACCCAGATACTTCAGGGTCATGTTGCCTCCCAGGCTGAAGCCCAGGAGCATAACAGCCTGGTACTGGCAATGGCAGCGAACATGCTCGACCACAGCGTGGAGGTCTTCACTGGCACCGCTGTGCGAAAAGCGGGGCTTGTGATTGCTCCTGCCCCCGCAACCTCTCATATTCCATGCCAGGGCGTCCCTCCCTCTTCTGTTGACGGCTCTCACCATGCCTCGGACGTATTCGCGCTGACTGCTTCCTTCCAGGCCGTGCGAGATAATGGCCAATTTTGTCCCCCCCACCACAGACCAGTCGAGATCAAGAAAATCTCCATCAGGTGTGAAAATTTGTTGTCGCTGGTAAGAGACTCCAGGCACGCGGCGAAACAAACTTGGAAAAATCGTCTGCAGGTGGCCGTTGTTCAGGAAAAGCGGAGCCCGATAGGTAGATTTTCTGATTAGCGGCATAGGTCCTCACCCTCACCCGCCATAGCTATTCACTCGCCTGTTCTCCTCTGCCGGCCAAATAGATTGCCGAGAGAATCATTATGCCTCCCACATATTTGGTCCAGGACAGGCCCTCGTCGAAAATGATGTACGCCATGATTGTAGCTCCTATGGGCTCTCCCAGCAGGCTCACGGCAATGAGGCTGGTGCTGAACCACTTGAGAGCCCAATTGTAGCTCGAATGTCCTATTATTTGCGAAACAAGCGCCATGCCGACAAAGGCAGCCCAGGTCTTGTCGCTGTAGCCGGTGATGGGAAGCTGCAGAGAGAGAATCAGCAGCCAGAGAATAATAGCGGCGCTGCCGTAACAAAGTATTACGTAGGCCAGCAGAGACAACTTTCGGCGCAGGGCCCGGCCGAGCAGCAGGTAGAAAGCAGCGAAAACACTGCCGAGCAGTGCGAGAAAGTCTCCCCAGAGAGCCGTCGTGCCAGTAGCAAAGTCCCCCATACCGATGATGGCACCCCCGACAACGCTCATGAAGATGCCTACTTTCATGGTCAGACTCAAACGCTCTCCAGTGACGAATGGGGTGAACAGCCCCACCCACAAGGGATTGGTATTGACGAGCACCACACTGTTGGCCACTGCAGTGTAGTCCAGAGAGGAGATCCAGGTGCCAAAGTGAAGGGCGAGACACAGCCCGGCGAGAACTGCCAGCAAATAATCCTTCACCTCCAGGCTCAGCAGCTCAGCTCGACAACGCCAGCAGGCTACTGGAGCGAGGATTAACGAGGCCAACCCTACGCGATAGGCGGCGATAACCAGCGCTGGAGCATCTGCCAAACGGGCGAAAATAGACCCCGTAGATACTGCCAGCACCCCGCTCACCAGCGCCAAGGATGGATTGAATGCAGGTCTAGTTGTCTGAGGACGATGAGATCTACTCACTGGATGCAGATGCCTCTTGCAAAGCGGGCCGCCTAACCTTTACCGGGAGAAGATTTCAACAATCTCAGGAGGCCAGCCGGTAGATCAAAATATAACAACAAGAGATAGCCGGTAGCAAAAGCATAAGCGATAAGAGTACCAAAATACACCCCTAAGGGGGGATAAGAAAGTGTAACGCAAAGAGAATAGATCAAAAGAGAGAAAAGGCCACGAGGAATATTCTTTATAATTGACCGCACATGAGTAGAATCGTAAGTATAATGAATGATAGCAATAAATGGCAGCATTGTTATGGGAAATGCTGAAAACACACCAGTAAAACTCGATCCTATGTATTTAGCCATAATGGTTATTATCAGGATGACTACCGAAGCAACCGTGGCTCGCAATAGTATTACTTTAAGCGTAAGGTGAACTCGCTTTTCTATTCTTGTATCTTTTACCTCCTTCAACAATACGCTGCCAACTATAATAGAAAAACTTCCTATTAATACCGCTGTTATAGTGTTTGCCTTTACTCTACTCAATATCATTGCTACCACCATATACACAGCAACACTTATTCCCGCCGCCGCCAACACTTGCTTCTTCTTGCCGCTCTTCCTGTAGTGTTTACTGCAGAGATAGTAGGTATAGGCAAAGCTCACCGTCCCTCCCAGACCGACCATAGTATAGGTCGCACTCGCTGCTGCAAAGGCAGGTCCAACCTCGATGCCCACGAAAAACAGCACGATTGCCGCGCCCAGGGGATATCCAG is a genomic window containing:
- a CDS encoding amino acid ABC transporter permease is translated as MPSLQRICRQLSKPPWSDVLKMLMLLGLFTWLLYRGSTKLGYHWQWHRVPRYLFSYHHGQLALGPLLQGLLVTFRVSGWGLVLTFAIGLVVALLRLSGSLVGGLVSRLYLEIIRNTPLLVQLFFVYFVLAPLVGLDRFAAAVLALSLFEGSYASEIFRAGIASIHSGQWEAAYSLGLGTYHTYRYVILPQAVRRILPPLTSQAVSLVKDSALVSTIAVYDLTMRAQEVISETFLTFEIWFTVAAMYLLITVTLSSVVNILEHRLRVAD
- a CDS encoding amino acid ABC transporter ATP-binding protein; translated protein: MIEVDNISKTFANGVRALQEFSTRVRRREVLVIIGPSGAGKSTLLRCLNGLEEIDSGSIVIDGIPLDDNKQHRLQIRTEVGMVFQSFNLFPHMTVLENINLAQRLVRKKSKQEASRMSISLLEKVGIPEKAHSFPAQLSGGQQQRVAIARALAMMPKVMLFDEATSALDPEMIGEVLDVMRTLAREGMTMVVVTHEMGFAREVGDRMIFMEDGRIVEQGPARELFANPREDRTKLFLSQIL
- a CDS encoding transporter substrate-binding domain-containing protein, giving the protein MYRFRITVVCLALLVSLSFTSSQLAQAGKFQHQLAQESTIEQVIRHCVLRVGMSTFVPWAMKDKTGKLIGFEIDVARRLAKDTGVKVEFIPTKWAGIIPALLTGKFDVIIGGMTIRPDRNLKVNFTIPYDYSGQTICAHRKLAAGFKCVADFNRPEVTVGARLGSTSVAAIKRYMPKARLRLFDEEPQLYQELLNGNLHAVVASLPTPAYQALKYPKRLFAITEPFTRELIGFAVRKGDPDTLNYFNNWIRLVTEEGWLKERHNYWFNSRDWQDRLQ
- a CDS encoding amino acid ABC transporter permease, giving the protein MLKKRRQFTRVDGLLLLLLTTGALYLAYRIKIGLNYRWNWAAIPQFLYRYDEQSGRWVANLLVQGLYTTIRLSFWSTGLATVIGVLTGLCRTSQSLFYRLLGRFYVEFNRNMPPLVLIIIFYYFVSDQVLPLLGFNNFFLYRFAATERFATVLFGPPVLFPAFVSAVISLALFEAAYIAEIVRAGVQSIEKGQWEAGHALGLSKWQQLRHVILPQALPRVLPPLAGQFVSVIKDSSIVSVISIQELTFQGLELMASTYLTFEIWITITLLYLVLTLSSSLLVRRLELRMARRAL
- a CDS encoding pyridoxal-phosphate dependent enzyme, producing MNRRPELQDILAAAERVEPHIHKTPIHTCRSIDRLAEAQLFFKCENFQKVGAFKFRGACNAVFSLSESEARRGVATHSSGNHAAAIALAARRRGIPAHIVMPVNAPKVKQDAVAGYGGKITWCEPTVESREQTVARVIEQTGATFIHPYNDERVIAGQGTVALELFDQVSELEVVIAPVGGGGLVSGVAIVAASLSRSTRILGAEPREADDACRSLQAGRIMPAVEPHRTLADGLRTSLGPLTFGIIQELVNEIITVSEESIVQAMRTIWERMKIIVEPSAAVVLAAMMRGQLDLQGKRIGLILSGGNVDLEALPWC
- a CDS encoding alpha/beta fold hydrolase, producing MPLIRKSTYRAPLFLNNGHLQTIFPSLFRRVPGVSYQRQQIFTPDGDFLDLDWSVVGGTKLAIISHGLEGSSQREYVRGMVRAVNRRGRDALAWNMRGCGGRSNHKPRFSHSGASEDLHAVVEHVRCHCQYQAVMLLGFSLGGNMTLKYLGEEGKRLWPGIKGAVVFSVPCDLAGSACRISQWQNRIYQRRFLRLLHKRIKAMKEVLPEEINDDGYEKIRTLQDFDDRYTAPLHGFQDARDYWRQSSCNRFLPLIQVPALLVNAGNDPFLSASCYPVEAARQNGNLYLEVPQSGGHVGFVAFGQTGEYWSEWRAVTFMKRIC
- a CDS encoding DMT family transporter codes for the protein MSRSHRPQTTRPAFNPSLALVSGVLAVSTGSIFARLADAPALVIAAYRVGLASLILAPVACWRCRAELLSLEVKDYLLAVLAGLCLALHFGTWISSLDYTAVANSVVLVNTNPLWVGLFTPFVTGERLSLTMKVGIFMSVVGGAIIGMGDFATGTTALWGDFLALLGSVFAAFYLLLGRALRRKLSLLAYVILCYGSAAIILWLLILSLQLPITGYSDKTWAAFVGMALVSQIIGHSSYNWALKWFSTSLIAVSLLGEPIGATIMAYIIFDEGLSWTKYVGGIMILSAIYLAGRGEQASE